Proteins from one Pontibacter korlensis genomic window:
- a CDS encoding ice-binding family protein, with amino-acid sequence MRSWLEKVILSLVCFCMMSVGVLAQQAPTLGALYEFGAVASSSISSTGKTTVQGKVGVSDGNLTGFLPDEGSEGTAVRGIHKNDDLAKQAVADALDAMAYMASLTATNTISNGNLSGATLNPGVHVINGAASLDDGSILKLNGASQSNPVFIIKVKGDLTIGRVEKYELQSNAVGINLFWLVDGNVVVKSGGAARGNIFAKGKITMEDGARLRGRVISPTQAGSIIFSSNSLNHPTDLAVQLSMLPSVSGDDKYTIGEKLTYNITVRNNGPVNARGVSIPLGQLIGLVKGYTSSMPNKTSYVEKTNSLLVSELKYQEEVTITVEAEANRAGSHSSLVSVSWEDIDEVNSNDDSVVRFCVLLSEIREISGPVEICRGDVLVYSIESVEGATYYEWVASNGLVVRELDTPNASLRIEVTVGDDPNFPDNTGWITVTPGNSCGPGPSRSVNLRLLSGVPSQPRPISGPDAICQGATGVTYSIAPVENASSYTWTLPNGWTFASGGGSTMTGENLTEVVVNPGDNSGTITVIAANACGDSEPQTLYVQVNNAAPEAPSEIIGTLQGCLDTVVPYEVAEVPTATRYNWTVPAGWEIQSGQGTRKVMVRVGSTAGEITVVTENGCGVSEPISKPVEPVTSPSPAPGQIIGDVNTCINQVGLEYSVEPIANATSYEWTVPSGWEIVSGQGTVKIVVNTDANGGEITVVAWNDCGPSDPSTLTVVPTEDVPLQPGPISGMQYGCVGNNATYSIEEVTGTNSYVWTVPAGWTIVSGQGTTSIVVETGTNNGKVTVTAINGCGTGAVSELDVVPQTTPPSPPTPINGPAEVCENGTDYVYSVNPIAGVNSYIWTVPADWTITEGQGTASITVTAGKVGGVVTVKGENDCGTGADASLNVTLLPSIPDQPGAINGLPSACNGQQNIVYSIEPVANASSYIWSVGDNNGWEIVSGQGTTRIVVNAGTASTVITVRAVNACGVTEESELTAMVTSEVPRMPGPIYGSTVPCVGATYTFSIDPVKDAFKYNWSVPSGWRILENNGTSIVVITNGTGGAVRVSAENSCGPGIERSLQVVPSTTAPVAPEAILGNVDVCARGEATFSVKEVDGASGYAWSVPLGWAILSGQGTATVVVQVGTVAGTVTVTTLNECGDGGSISRAILLNTAPPATPGPIAGSPQACTNSTATYSIESVNTASSYVWTVPQGWEILSGQGSTSIEVLVGTTAGNVTVAAANSCGGSGTATLAVEVADNTPVAPGAITAPTGSFCLGTEGLEYSISPVSGAASYAWTVPADWTITSGQGTTRITVTAGTMAGQVTVSTVNACGNGGTASVDVAPQSIPVTPEISIGSVNPCQDVTTTYSVTANTTGNVDSYIWEVPAGWEIVSGHNTNTIEVLVDGTAGTIRVTAVNSCQASGTAELEVVPSPAKPVAPEAIVGETGICAGSTVSYTVQNPSNSASYSWTVPQGWEIVSGQGTATVTVRAGQNAGTISVKGVNGCGTTDPASLDVAVMPAEGATVIRDTSTPCEGLSYEVEPVPGATTYTWAVPAGWSITSGQGTPKITVTAGFGNGDISVVVSNGGCTDEPLYITPQPIRANSELHFPNVFSPNNDGTHDRWEVRNLLNYPDNEVTIINRWGNEVYHSKSYKNDWDGDNLSEGTYFYMVRVKLCDGQDKMFKGYVMIVR; translated from the coding sequence ATGAGAAGCTGGTTAGAAAAAGTCATACTATCGCTAGTGTGCTTTTGCATGATGTCTGTTGGGGTTCTTGCTCAGCAGGCGCCAACTCTTGGAGCTCTGTACGAATTTGGAGCAGTCGCATCATCTAGTATTTCGAGCACTGGTAAAACTACGGTGCAAGGTAAGGTTGGAGTGTCTGACGGTAACTTGACTGGTTTCTTGCCAGATGAAGGCAGTGAAGGCACAGCTGTACGAGGCATCCACAAGAATGACGACTTGGCCAAACAAGCTGTGGCAGATGCTCTGGATGCCATGGCTTATATGGCCAGTTTAACAGCTACCAATACCATTTCTAATGGTAACCTTAGTGGTGCAACTTTGAACCCTGGTGTTCATGTAATAAACGGAGCTGCCTCACTAGATGACGGATCAATACTGAAGTTAAACGGAGCTTCGCAGAGTAATCCTGTCTTTATCATCAAAGTTAAGGGCGACCTTACTATAGGAAGAGTAGAAAAGTATGAACTGCAAAGTAATGCTGTGGGGATTAATCTTTTCTGGCTGGTTGACGGAAATGTGGTGGTAAAGAGTGGAGGGGCCGCGCGGGGTAACATCTTTGCCAAAGGCAAGATCACGATGGAGGATGGAGCCCGGTTAAGGGGCCGAGTAATCTCGCCTACTCAAGCAGGGTCTATTATCTTTAGCAGCAATTCTTTAAATCACCCTACTGACTTAGCTGTTCAACTCTCTATGCTTCCGAGTGTCAGCGGGGATGATAAGTATACAATAGGAGAGAAGCTTACCTATAACATTACCGTTCGCAATAATGGGCCTGTTAATGCAAGAGGGGTAAGTATCCCTTTAGGTCAGCTCATTGGCTTAGTTAAGGGCTATACTTCCTCTATGCCAAACAAAACATCTTATGTAGAAAAGACTAACAGTCTTCTGGTTTCCGAGCTGAAGTATCAAGAAGAAGTAACTATTACTGTTGAAGCAGAAGCTAACAGAGCGGGTTCTCATTCGAGCTTAGTAAGTGTTTCTTGGGAGGATATTGATGAGGTAAATTCTAATGATGACAGTGTTGTACGTTTCTGCGTGCTACTATCAGAAATCAGAGAAATTAGCGGACCTGTAGAGATATGTAGGGGAGACGTGCTTGTATATAGCATTGAGAGTGTAGAGGGAGCTACATATTATGAATGGGTAGCTTCCAATGGCTTGGTAGTAAGGGAGCTTGATACACCTAACGCCTCTCTAAGAATAGAGGTAACGGTAGGTGATGATCCAAATTTCCCAGATAATACTGGTTGGATTACGGTTACGCCTGGTAATAGCTGCGGACCTGGTCCTTCAAGAAGTGTTAATTTAAGATTATTATCAGGAGTGCCTTCTCAGCCTAGGCCTATCTCTGGCCCTGACGCTATTTGCCAGGGTGCAACAGGCGTTACTTATAGCATTGCACCAGTTGAAAACGCATCTTCCTATACATGGACCCTGCCAAATGGCTGGACTTTCGCATCAGGGGGTGGCTCTACAATGACTGGGGAGAACCTAACAGAAGTTGTTGTAAATCCAGGGGATAACAGCGGAACTATAACTGTAATCGCTGCAAATGCCTGTGGCGACAGTGAGCCACAAACGCTATATGTACAGGTAAACAACGCTGCACCAGAGGCGCCTTCAGAGATAATAGGCACTTTACAGGGGTGCTTGGATACGGTGGTACCTTATGAGGTGGCAGAAGTGCCTACAGCCACGCGTTATAATTGGACGGTACCTGCTGGCTGGGAAATCCAGTCTGGTCAGGGTACCAGAAAAGTGATGGTAAGAGTAGGCAGCACGGCCGGTGAAATAACAGTAGTTACTGAAAACGGATGTGGTGTTAGCGAGCCGATTTCTAAACCAGTAGAGCCAGTAACATCACCAAGCCCAGCTCCGGGTCAAATTATAGGCGACGTGAATACCTGTATTAATCAAGTTGGTTTAGAATACTCAGTAGAGCCTATTGCCAATGCCACAAGCTATGAGTGGACGGTGCCAAGCGGCTGGGAAATTGTTTCTGGTCAGGGCACTGTTAAAATCGTTGTAAATACTGACGCTAACGGCGGTGAGATTACTGTGGTAGCCTGGAACGATTGCGGTCCTAGTGATCCAAGTACTTTAACTGTGGTACCAACAGAAGATGTGCCACTGCAGCCAGGACCGATATCTGGTATGCAATATGGTTGCGTGGGGAATAACGCTACTTATAGTATAGAAGAGGTTACTGGTACAAACTCTTATGTGTGGACTGTGCCAGCTGGCTGGACGATCGTCTCTGGTCAGGGTACAACTTCAATTGTAGTAGAGACAGGTACAAATAACGGTAAGGTTACTGTAACCGCCATTAACGGTTGCGGTACTGGTGCTGTAAGCGAGCTTGACGTGGTGCCTCAGACAACGCCTCCTTCCCCTCCTACTCCTATCAATGGTCCTGCAGAAGTCTGTGAGAACGGTACTGACTACGTGTACAGTGTGAATCCAATAGCAGGTGTGAACAGCTACATCTGGACTGTTCCTGCTGACTGGACCATCACTGAGGGCCAAGGTACTGCCAGTATAACTGTGACTGCCGGTAAAGTAGGCGGAGTAGTAACTGTGAAAGGCGAAAATGATTGCGGCACAGGAGCGGATGCTAGCCTAAATGTAACCCTGCTACCATCAATCCCTGATCAGCCAGGTGCTATCAACGGGTTGCCATCTGCATGTAATGGACAGCAAAATATAGTATACTCGATCGAGCCAGTGGCAAACGCCTCTTCCTATATCTGGTCAGTTGGCGATAATAATGGCTGGGAAATTGTTTCTGGTCAGGGTACAACCAGAATAGTTGTAAATGCAGGCACTGCATCGACTGTAATTACTGTGAGAGCGGTTAATGCCTGTGGTGTTACTGAAGAGTCGGAGCTAACGGCTATGGTTACTAGTGAGGTGCCAAGAATGCCTGGACCAATCTACGGTAGCACCGTGCCATGTGTAGGCGCCACCTACACCTTTAGCATTGACCCAGTAAAAGATGCTTTCAAGTATAACTGGAGTGTTCCGTCAGGCTGGAGAATTCTAGAGAACAACGGAACATCTATTGTTGTAATTACAAACGGTACAGGAGGTGCAGTAAGAGTATCAGCAGAAAACAGCTGCGGGCCAGGTATAGAGCGTAGCCTGCAAGTGGTGCCATCAACCACAGCACCGGTTGCTCCAGAGGCTATACTTGGTAATGTTGATGTTTGTGCCCGAGGCGAGGCTACTTTCTCTGTTAAAGAAGTAGATGGCGCATCAGGTTATGCATGGAGCGTACCGCTGGGCTGGGCAATTCTATCTGGTCAAGGAACGGCAACTGTGGTAGTACAGGTCGGTACTGTGGCTGGAACTGTTACTGTAACTACATTAAATGAGTGCGGCGATGGCGGTTCTATTTCGCGGGCCATTCTGCTTAACACAGCTCCACCTGCCACACCAGGACCAATAGCCGGGTCGCCGCAAGCATGTACAAACAGCACTGCCACCTACAGCATTGAGTCTGTAAATACAGCGTCTTCTTATGTATGGACTGTGCCTCAGGGCTGGGAGATACTTAGCGGACAAGGCTCTACAAGTATTGAAGTGTTAGTGGGCACAACAGCAGGTAACGTGACTGTAGCAGCTGCAAATAGCTGCGGTGGTAGCGGAACTGCTACATTGGCTGTAGAAGTAGCTGACAATACTCCGGTTGCACCAGGAGCGATAACGGCTCCAACAGGAAGCTTCTGCCTTGGTACTGAGGGCTTGGAGTACAGCATCAGCCCAGTAAGCGGTGCAGCTTCTTATGCATGGACTGTGCCTGCTGACTGGACTATCACTTCTGGTCAGGGAACTACCCGCATTACGGTTACAGCCGGCACAATGGCAGGCCAGGTAACGGTTTCAACTGTAAATGCCTGCGGCAATGGAGGAACAGCTAGTGTGGATGTAGCGCCTCAATCTATTCCAGTAACACCAGAGATTTCTATCGGGTCAGTAAACCCTTGCCAGGACGTAACCACTACATATAGCGTAACAGCCAACACCACCGGAAATGTAGACTCTTACATTTGGGAAGTGCCGGCAGGATGGGAGATTGTATCAGGCCACAATACAAACACAATCGAGGTACTAGTAGACGGCACAGCTGGCACAATCAGAGTAACGGCTGTAAACAGCTGCCAAGCTAGCGGAACAGCTGAATTAGAAGTTGTGCCATCACCAGCTAAGCCAGTTGCTCCAGAAGCCATTGTTGGTGAAACGGGTATTTGCGCTGGCAGTACAGTGAGCTACACAGTTCAGAACCCAAGCAACAGCGCTTCTTACTCCTGGACGGTTCCGCAAGGCTGGGAGATTGTATCAGGTCAAGGTACGGCAACTGTCACCGTAAGAGCAGGGCAAAATGCAGGCACCATCTCAGTAAAAGGTGTAAACGGATGCGGTACTACAGATCCAGCCTCATTAGATGTAGCTGTTATGCCAGCTGAAGGTGCTACCGTTATCAGAGATACCAGTACGCCATGCGAAGGCCTGAGCTATGAAGTAGAGCCAGTTCCGGGTGCCACTACTTATACATGGGCGGTGCCGGCAGGATGGTCTATCACCTCTGGCCAGGGCACACCTAAGATTACTGTAACCGCAGGGTTTGGTAACGGCGACATTTCAGTGGTGGTGAGCAACGGAGGCTGTACTGATGAGCCGCTTTACATTACGCCTCAGCCAATCAGGGCTAATAGCGAACTACACTTCCCGAACGTGTTCTCTCCTAACAACGACGGCACACATGACCGCTGGGAGGTGAGGAACCTGTTAAACTACCCAGATAACGAAGTAACGATCATTAACCGCTGGGGCAACGAGGTATATCACAGCAAGTCTTACAAAAACGACTGGGACGGCGACAACCTGAGCGAGGGCACCTACTTCTACATGGTGCGTGTGAAGCTCTGCGACGGCCAGGATAAAATGTTTAAAGGTTACGTGATGATAGTAAGGTAA
- a CDS encoding T9SS C-terminal target domain-containing protein gives MLLLLSHSSWAQCPTNVTVNGRTVLCQGETTELVAPEGYTYQWIRDGADLPGQTGQRLEVSEPGSYQVRVSGATCQTATSSERVITVNPQPNPFNYIVTPTPAPGNPICSGDQLTFSVNAPQPDVTYTWLFGDGSTARGSEVTHTYTAIGVDAETFEVKAFATNAVGCETDTVRRNVVVNRLPELNFSEEQNFQVCLPDSVEDDEIEVFAVIANETVEPYLSNIRTYFVDWGNGEPEQQYNRGDFPISNPTAYDTIGTFPIIIRAIAGNGCEVTFTQEFNVNKEPKANFSVENKERVEEDQQPPCVPIIVTLADSATGGGLTYKWSVQPEQGWTFETGDSASAEPSIRFTQSGVYTIEQIVTNGCESDTTSQGIVVGWPQVQLPPSVTVCGPTEIDYSSSGPGGGLGGGMFVDKNLGENITVRLTITGPVSTTQTFNSDVFQYRHQFTQPGRYTVSVEAINECGSSNAIYQGQPAPVQEVVILQQPAAPIVQTPVTACEGDMVELTPSGPGPIFAWFDTNDPAAAPIFTGPTFTTPSLTNDVTYYVAAIDTANSVICISDFTPVPITVVPAIADNTIEVQGEQVQSLCKGAVPPTITGSTPTGGAPGAAPRYRWEISTTSPTAGFTAAPGTNNTKDYTPTQAVSGNTWFRRVVFSGSCSENISNVVSIIAVDPVPANANTITAEPTEVCEGDTPGQLIGSEPTGGGGRPYTFLWEVSSAGPDEGFAAAPGTNDDVNYTIPAGALRQGETWFRRAVTSGGCTSYSEAVRIVLFPSLENNEISAEQEQVCVGTASPILNGTEPTGGSGSYTYRWESSTTGPDTGFRDAAGINNGQNYSPGILTTTTWFRRVVTSASCGTNTSEALEIRVAPALRNNTITATQPDVCQSQEPPQINGSTPTDGAGGYTYLWESSTVGPDAGFVEAAGTNTGQNYQPGALNRDTWFRRIVFSGGCSDTSNVASISILPLPEAPTLTVNNATACFGESATLAVANANGLEYRWYTSSTGGNPVFIGAEFPVDNVTQSATYYVEAVNGQQCTSAVRTPATITVVIPEANAGEDVTIIQGQPAELRGSGGATYLWEPATGLNDPSLQNPIARPEETTTYTLTITTAEGCVDTASVTVEVIPAIDVPNAFTPNGDNVNEVWEIKNYQNYPDMRVEVFNRWGNKVFSSRGYGEPWDGTYNGKELPVATYYYLIYLRSTNEQPISGNVTIIR, from the coding sequence TTGCTTCTACTGCTTAGCCATTCTAGTTGGGCGCAGTGTCCTACTAACGTAACCGTTAACGGGCGAACTGTGCTTTGTCAGGGAGAAACTACTGAGTTGGTTGCGCCTGAAGGATACACTTATCAATGGATAAGGGACGGTGCAGATTTACCCGGCCAGACAGGGCAAAGGCTGGAGGTGAGCGAACCTGGAAGCTATCAGGTGCGGGTGTCAGGTGCTACTTGCCAAACAGCGACCTCCAGCGAGAGAGTGATCACAGTTAATCCGCAGCCCAACCCTTTCAATTATATTGTCACCCCTACTCCAGCTCCTGGAAACCCTATATGCTCTGGTGACCAACTAACATTTTCTGTTAATGCACCTCAGCCTGATGTAACATATACTTGGCTTTTTGGTGATGGTAGTACAGCCAGAGGCTCAGAAGTAACACATACTTACACTGCTATAGGAGTGGATGCTGAAACTTTTGAGGTGAAGGCATTTGCAACCAATGCGGTAGGTTGTGAGACAGACACTGTGCGCAGAAATGTGGTTGTAAACCGTTTGCCAGAATTAAACTTCTCAGAAGAGCAGAACTTTCAGGTATGTTTACCTGACTCTGTAGAGGATGATGAAATAGAGGTTTTTGCAGTTATCGCCAATGAAACAGTAGAGCCCTACCTGTCAAACATACGCACCTACTTTGTAGATTGGGGAAATGGCGAACCTGAGCAGCAGTATAACCGCGGCGACTTCCCAATCTCCAACCCTACCGCCTATGATACCATTGGGACGTTCCCTATAATTATCAGAGCGATTGCGGGTAATGGGTGTGAGGTGACGTTTACACAGGAGTTTAATGTTAATAAAGAGCCTAAAGCTAACTTTTCCGTAGAGAACAAGGAGCGGGTAGAAGAAGATCAGCAGCCTCCTTGCGTGCCAATTATTGTGACATTGGCTGATAGTGCCACCGGAGGGGGTCTTACATATAAGTGGTCGGTGCAGCCGGAGCAAGGGTGGACTTTCGAAACAGGTGATTCTGCCTCTGCCGAGCCTAGCATTAGGTTCACGCAATCGGGAGTTTATACAATAGAGCAAATCGTAACCAATGGCTGTGAGTCTGATACTACCTCGCAGGGTATTGTGGTAGGGTGGCCACAGGTGCAGTTACCGCCAAGTGTTACTGTATGCGGCCCTACCGAGATAGACTATAGCAGCAGTGGTCCTGGAGGTGGACTTGGTGGCGGCATGTTTGTAGACAAAAACCTAGGCGAAAATATTACTGTAAGACTTACAATTACTGGGCCGGTAAGCACTACACAAACCTTCAATTCTGATGTTTTCCAGTACCGGCACCAGTTCACGCAGCCCGGTAGGTATACTGTCTCGGTGGAAGCCATAAACGAGTGTGGTAGCTCTAATGCTATTTATCAAGGGCAGCCAGCGCCTGTGCAGGAGGTGGTTATACTACAGCAACCAGCAGCGCCTATTGTACAAACGCCAGTTACAGCTTGTGAAGGCGATATGGTGGAGCTCACCCCTTCAGGGCCGGGGCCAATATTTGCTTGGTTTGACACTAACGATCCTGCTGCTGCTCCAATCTTTACAGGACCTACCTTCACTACACCATCTTTAACAAACGATGTAACTTATTATGTAGCGGCTATAGATACAGCTAACAGCGTTATCTGTATCAGCGACTTTACACCAGTACCGATCACGGTAGTGCCAGCTATTGCAGATAACACCATAGAGGTACAGGGAGAGCAGGTGCAGAGCCTGTGTAAAGGTGCCGTGCCGCCAACTATCACCGGTTCCACCCCTACTGGCGGAGCCCCGGGCGCAGCGCCTCGCTACCGCTGGGAGATCAGTACCACCAGTCCAACTGCCGGCTTTACGGCGGCTCCCGGCACAAACAATACAAAAGATTATACGCCTACGCAGGCAGTCTCAGGTAATACATGGTTTAGACGCGTAGTATTTTCCGGTAGTTGCTCTGAGAACATAAGCAATGTAGTGTCAATTATAGCGGTAGATCCGGTGCCAGCCAACGCCAACACTATCACTGCCGAGCCAACAGAAGTTTGCGAAGGTGACACACCCGGACAACTTATTGGTTCAGAGCCTACAGGTGGCGGTGGCAGACCATATACTTTCCTGTGGGAGGTGAGTTCAGCCGGCCCTGATGAGGGCTTTGCAGCAGCTCCTGGCACAAACGATGATGTGAACTATACGATACCGGCTGGTGCGCTACGACAGGGCGAAACCTGGTTCCGAAGGGCAGTTACTTCCGGCGGTTGTACATCTTACTCAGAAGCCGTGCGGATTGTGCTTTTCCCAAGTCTGGAGAATAACGAGATCAGCGCCGAGCAAGAGCAGGTATGTGTTGGCACCGCGTCACCTATACTAAACGGCACTGAACCAACAGGCGGCAGCGGCAGCTATACTTACCGCTGGGAAAGTAGCACCACCGGACCAGACACAGGTTTTAGAGATGCTGCTGGTATTAACAACGGGCAGAATTATTCACCGGGTATACTTACCACTACCACTTGGTTCCGCCGCGTGGTAACCTCGGCCTCCTGTGGCACCAATACTTCTGAGGCGCTGGAGATAAGAGTGGCTCCTGCTTTGCGCAACAACACCATTACGGCCACACAGCCTGATGTGTGCCAATCGCAGGAGCCACCGCAGATTAACGGAAGTACGCCAACAGATGGTGCCGGAGGCTACACTTACCTATGGGAGAGCAGCACAGTAGGTCCTGATGCAGGCTTTGTGGAAGCTGCAGGCACGAACACAGGGCAGAATTATCAGCCCGGCGCGCTCAACCGCGATACCTGGTTCCGTAGAATTGTGTTCTCCGGTGGCTGTTCGGATACTTCTAATGTAGCAAGTATAAGTATACTTCCGTTGCCGGAAGCGCCTACGTTGACGGTGAACAATGCCACAGCTTGCTTCGGGGAGTCTGCTACACTGGCAGTTGCCAATGCCAATGGCTTGGAGTACAGATGGTATACTTCCTCCACAGGCGGTAACCCAGTTTTCATAGGCGCAGAGTTTCCTGTGGATAACGTCACACAGTCGGCAACCTACTATGTAGAGGCCGTGAATGGCCAGCAGTGTACCAGCGCCGTGCGGACGCCAGCCACCATAACCGTAGTAATACCTGAGGCCAATGCAGGCGAAGATGTGACCATTATACAAGGGCAGCCTGCTGAGTTACGTGGCTCCGGTGGTGCTACTTATCTGTGGGAGCCAGCTACAGGGCTAAACGACCCTTCCCTGCAGAACCCAATTGCAAGACCTGAGGAAACTACCACTTACACCCTTACAATAACTACAGCGGAAGGCTGTGTAGATACAGCTAGTGTAACAGTAGAGGTGATTCCGGCTATAGATGTGCCGAATGCCTTCACTCCTAATGGCGATAATGTGAATGAGGTGTGGGAAATAAAGAACTATCAGAACTATCCGGATATGCGGGTAGAGGTCTTTAACCGCTGGGGTAACAAAGTCTTTAGCTCGAGAGGCTACGGCGAACCTTGGGATGGTACCTACAACGGAAAGGAGCTGCCTGTGGCAACTTATTACTATCTCATTTACCTGCGCAGCACAAACGAACAGCCGATTTCTGGTAACGTGACTATTATCCGATAA
- a CDS encoding type IX secretion system membrane protein PorP/SprF, translating into MTKPLILILSLLFAVAMQAVGQQRPQYSQYMLNNYLLNPAISGIEDYADIRLSHRRQWVGIDGAPSTYYVSAHTPLNKGAASNKYHRALAHHGVGATIHTDKTGPLRRTGVNVSYAYHLPLTTSLNVSGGVSTGVIRNSVNSNELDFSNENDPLLGGGNINNTVLDLNLGLWLYSRNFSVGVAGAQLLEDAGSFNADRRGEAALPLQRHYFITGSYRLEPTENIDIIPSVMVKLADPSPASIDASLRVMYAERFWVGGSYRHEDALVAMVGVYISPLLDLSYSYDFTTSDLNRVSAGTHEVVLGFKLLNDNRIICPQWVW; encoded by the coding sequence ATGACTAAGCCGCTCATACTTATACTTTCGCTTCTTTTTGCCGTAGCCATGCAGGCTGTGGGGCAGCAACGGCCCCAGTACAGTCAATACATGCTTAACAACTACCTGCTAAACCCAGCTATTTCAGGTATTGAGGACTATGCCGACATCAGGCTTAGCCATCGGCGGCAGTGGGTAGGCATAGATGGGGCGCCAAGCACCTACTATGTGTCGGCTCACACCCCACTGAATAAAGGTGCGGCAAGCAACAAATATCATCGGGCTTTAGCGCACCATGGTGTGGGGGCAACAATACACACTGATAAAACAGGCCCCTTGCGCCGCACAGGAGTAAACGTTTCTTATGCTTATCACCTGCCCCTTACCACCAGCCTGAATGTTTCGGGAGGCGTGTCTACGGGGGTAATACGCAACTCTGTCAACTCTAACGAGCTCGACTTCTCCAACGAGAACGACCCGCTGCTAGGTGGGGGCAACATCAACAATACGGTGCTGGATCTGAACTTAGGTCTATGGCTCTATTCGCGTAACTTTTCGGTGGGCGTAGCGGGAGCGCAGCTGTTAGAAGATGCCGGCAGCTTTAATGCCGACAGGCGTGGTGAGGCAGCACTGCCCTTGCAGCGGCACTACTTTATAACAGGTAGTTATCGTCTGGAGCCTACGGAAAATATAGATATCATTCCGTCCGTTATGGTGAAGCTTGCCGATCCAAGTCCGGCCTCTATCGATGCCAGTTTGCGTGTAATGTACGCCGAGCGCTTCTGGGTCGGTGGCTCCTACCGCCACGAAGATGCCCTGGTGGCAATGGTTGGTGTATACATCAGCCCATTACTAGACCTCTCCTACTCCTATGACTTTACTACTTCAGACTTAAATCGGGTAAGTGCAGGTACGCATGAAGTTGTTCTTGGCTTTAAGCTGCTCAACGACAATCGCATCATTTGTCCGCAGTGGGTGTGGTAA
- a CDS encoding glycosyltransferase codes for MDTNLLATLADARPNWHLVMIGPVVKIDPSILPQRPNIHYLGGKSYQELPAYISGWQVALLPFALNESTTFISPTKTPEYLAAGKPVVSTPIRDVVRPYGEQGLVHIADTAAEFVLAVEEAMTQRDDQEWQRKVEAFMQDMSWDQTWHGMVELMAQASREKHSI; via the coding sequence ATGGATACTAATCTGTTAGCGACCCTTGCCGACGCCCGCCCGAATTGGCACCTCGTGATGATAGGCCCGGTGGTGAAGATCGACCCAAGTATACTGCCGCAGCGCCCGAACATCCATTATCTAGGAGGCAAGTCATACCAGGAGCTACCCGCTTACATCAGCGGTTGGCAAGTAGCTTTGCTGCCCTTCGCCCTCAACGAATCCACTACTTTTATTAGCCCTACCAAAACTCCTGAATACTTGGCAGCAGGAAAGCCTGTGGTATCTACTCCTATCCGGGATGTGGTGCGCCCCTACGGAGAGCAGGGCTTGGTGCACATTGCAGATACAGCAGCGGAATTTGTTCTAGCAGTGGAAGAGGCTATGACACAGCGGGATGACCAGGAATGGCAGCGCAAAGTGGAGGCTTTCATGCAGGATATGTCCTGGGATCAGACTTGGCACGGCATGGTAGAATTGATGGCTCAAGCGAGCCGTGAAAAGCACAGCATCTAA